From the genome of Solanum pennellii chromosome 6, SPENNV200:
AacaaataacttatttttagaaGTCTATGCCAAGCACGTAAGTATTATTTAtccaaaataacaaatttaatcatataattGGTGCTAAACATGTTTAGAACAAATCCATTGAATTATTTCAGATTCTCATACTCCAAAAAATCTGCCCATATATTtggctattttttttttgcccgaaaaaacattagaaaataatGCTTGAAAAAGGTTAtctacttatttattatttttaattaatgaattaaggATTAGGAGTATTCTTCGTCAGCATATTTCTATGCCAAATATAGTTttggtatatatttttatgttttattcatTAAAGATTTTTGTATTTGACTGCTTTATATAGGTAGAAAATGATATAAAAGCGCagtacatatcataataattcataatttaaaataaataaaatgtaaaaataaattatttgactttCGAAATTCTATCTATACAAAATAAAGTGGAATGAAGggagtaatatatattatgtaaaatcacataaaatatattactgtaaatcacaataattaacaaattaaatatttaaatattttataaaaaatagttgaCTTTTGATTCACATAAATtaggattaaaaaataatatatattatgtgaataTAGTTAAAATgcattataaattacaataaataataacataatatatatatttaaaaacatatagaGTTATTTGAATCTCGAATTCTAATTGTCAGTGTCATATAGGAATAGCATATATTagtatataaaaatcatatatatataccatgAATAATCATAGTGATAATTAACTATTTGAATTCGAAATCTCTCGAATTTTGAACCTTCTTAACCTATTGGCAAACCCCTAATTCTAGGTTCAAAATTATATgtacatattaaatttttaacttaaCAAGAAATTTTGCTAGTTTAGACGCTAATTATtagatatatattaaatttttaatttttaatgttatgaattttatctaattttgatgtatttagatatatatatcttaaaatatatgGGTTAAATTAGGTGTGATTTGTTATAGATACATAACATCCAAGTAGATATGCATGTATCAAGGATATATAGACAAACTCGGTCTGCTACCTTGAAATCGCGCTAGTTTAGGTGTTAAATAATTAGAGgcactttaatttattatgaatgTTACAGGATTTTGGTGCATTAAGATACATTCAGAATTCGGATACATGTGTCTCAGATGCATGGTGTCAAAATTAGATGTAATTGTTCAAGATACATTGCATCTAATTGGAGTCGCATTTATCTGAGATACATAGACAAATATCTCTCGCCTTCCTTGTTTCTCACTCATCTCGTTCGTCATTCTCCTATGTGTCTAGTAATACCAGATATATATAAATCACACaacatacacatatacatatacattaatcTAGTGTGACCGTATGAATTTGggataaaacaaatattttcctctgatctcgctcacctctctccttcttttaatatatctaatagtaaaaatatatatgtaaagtaTATCTTCCTCAATATATGATACAAAAACTCTTACTTGATACtcatatgtaattatttaaatatatatatatatatatatatttacttataaTATTCATGAATGTATGTTTAATAAGATAGTTTTTTcgatttttttatagttttttcgattttttaaaaaatacctTATACCTATAAAATAGTGATTAAATTGCTTAGGTATTCGAGAACAACACTGCTTGTGTTTGTCCACATAACTTTGGGTACACTCATTAAATTCATGCATTTTATTactcatattatatattatagtgACGTGGAAATTTCCAAATACACAAAGTACAACTAACAATATATTTGGGTTCATCTCCGTCcctttattttaatgtatcGTCTTCGGTTATTAACCACAAATTTTCTCCTATTCGTCACACTAGCTATCATTAATGATCTCATATATGAGTtcaatatattatatgtgtaCACTGTTAAAAAATAACGCTcgatttaatatgaaatttagaaaataaaaaaaaaaattcaatcatgtaattttagactaaagttatgtcaaatgtatcaaaatatcgTGTGAtttagatatttgaaaaattgaaataaagtgttaaagattttttttaaataaattaaaaataaaagtaagttGCTCTTTTTTAGACGGAAGAAGTTACTGTATAGGTGacaaaaaagaatttataataaaatgatCACATGAGGTAACATATGCTTTaactctatttttaaaatttagctCAAGAAGTGAATATTATTGGAGGTTatataaatttgagttttaaagTTTGAACATTCCATCATTAACTTACATTTGTAATATTCTACTTTTCTATTAATGGTattaggtatatatatatatatatatatatatatatatatatatatataaaatcatactCTTTATCAATTTCAGTATTTGACTTGTAGAGGTTTTTGCCATCTTTAATAGtcatttatgtatatttttcttgcaaaactaaatttaaattcaaagtGTTCAAACACAAAAATGTATAATGTTGATTTTTAGTCATAGAAGACTATATATGCTTCTACATTTAACTTCATTAGATCTATAGAAATGgtcaaatatataataagatGATGAGAACATTATTGTCTAGAGAAATAACTTTGTGGACAAAGCGTACTATTATTTTCGTGTTTGGAATATTACTAAGTTATGTTTGGAATATTACTAAGTTTGAttatttcaaactcaatattatattttgtataattttcaaatttatatttgagaTTCGAAAACTTTAATAAtggtaaataaatttttatgcatGTTATGTAAGTCGTGGTTGGTGGTGTTTGATAAACTATGAACaaactaatattttaatttctccATGCATGTGTGATTGTACTTTTCtatttcttcaatttctcaagtgtaattaaaattaaaatttttcttatttagtttttttctttttgaagtcAAAGTTTGGTGCTTCATcactttcaaataaaaaatgtcttaaaattaataaacaaaaggaaacaaatttttttagcaCAACTTGAAAGGTCAACTTGAACATATAGATAACGGCCGTTAAGTTTGACGGATGAATTAATTCATTACATTATGGAGAGTTGGTGGATTTTATTGTATGTtactaatatattattatattatattatattactgCAATTGGACATCAATGTCAAAGCTATTATGTGGCTGCCACCTTTTTAGAGATCTGTCACAtgttatatcatattatatcataaataaacaaGCAAATAAAAAGTACCTTTATAAACTACTATTGATTTAGGGGtctattaaaagtaaaatagatattttaaatttaatcatcactagatataaaaagatattactctttattaaaatgactaaaaaatatatcacgtagagagaatatttttttattttcaatttattactatgtacattattttttgtgttgttattactattttttcttgattatttttatataatttctttattattataagtgttttTATCGATATTAATATGCTTTATTTGTACCGATTAtctatcataaaaataattaatacgtTAGCATCATTTCATAGACTCTATTATTATATTGATTTAAGGGTTAATGGTCTTGCTTTTGTTATTAGGTGAAAATTTTACTAGTTGATGGTAGGATTAATGGACTCCACTTTTTTATTTGGTTACTTTTCGCAATTATAGTGTTTTAAATCTCATCTtcttctctctatttttttttttggaaacaaagaaaataataaccatataataaaataagttattttctaCTGTAAATGTGTCCCCATTTGAAAACCATCCACCAACTAATTAAAATATGGGAAAGGAATTATTAAACCATATCACCAATTACATTATTAGCTTTTTTTCTATTTcgatttatatgattttttttttgtgtcagttaaataaaaaaggtatattttttatttaataacagtttaattttaaaatgtcaattttagctttaatgaaattatatatagcAATATAAACACctgaaatttatattaaatcataaattttaaaatagaaacCCAAAAAAGAGTATATGTTTATTAACTAATGGCTAGAATTTTTCAAACCATATtactatattataaaattaagaaaaggtACTAAAGAGGACACCAATGTAAGGTTATATGTGGTAAGGAAATTAATAATAAGTCTTCAACTGCACGTACCACCCTTTGTGCACACTAGAAAGTACAAAAGGCCCAATGTTACTAAGGCATTTTCAATCCAAACATCAAATTTTACGTTAAATTTGATGTCAgcgctaattttgatataataaattcTAACTACCAAACTATATGCACAAAAAATTTctctttattaatatattattatttcttatttcatttatattttcttatttcataaaattatttctaaaacattcatcatatataattcatattatttccTTTCGTAAttgtttaatataaaattattatgttttgttgtactttttaaaattattatgtattttaaatttcatttttaatgtatgTCAATTACTACTTTAttgaatgtttattattttcgattatttttaagtacattgtattatttatttaaaaatttatatgtttggtatttttaattttcgtggagattaattttagtttatatccaattataatttatagtagaattaacatatattaatttatttaaaaaggtcacatatagaaaaattaatttataaaaagctaaatgttatgaaactatatatatttagaagaagaataaagtagaGAGAACAGAAAAGAGTTCTTATTCATTTGAAAGTACAATATTTCATGGATCTTATTAAGAATACccttttatttataagaaaaaccTAAATTGGTCCCAactaggattcctaaccatatctgCATATTTATAGAATCAAAATAGAAATGATTTTCTAATTTGATCATTTCTTAGATTCTGGTGAATTGTATCGAATCCATTTTTCGATTTTAAAGCGAATAGTTACCTTataaaactttttcttttgactttaatttaagtttaactCATTAGATTCAGTAATATATTAATTACATGATATCTTGAATGAGGCAGAAGAAGTTATCACACAACCGCTTTGATaaaaggacttcacataattacACATttactataatacaaatatgtttataacactAAACTTCatatctaaaattaatattgtaaaaATGTTCAACATTTAGAAAGTGCGAATTGGTGGTGTAACACTATTTACACacattttattctttctcttagAAGAACAAATCAATAGGAAGTGTCTTGTATTGAAAGACAGAGTAATTGATGATGAATAATCCTGAAAATTTTACTGACAAGACAAATGAGGCTGTTGGTGAGGCACATGAACTGGCTGTATCAGCAGGGAATGCTCAGTTGACACCTCTGCATATTGCTTTGGTTTTATTATCTGATCACAGTGGTATTTTCTGGCAAGCAATTGTAAATGCTGCTGGTATAGAAGATACAGCTAATGGTGTTGAAAGGGTGTTTAATCAAGCTAAGAAGAAAATCCCTTCTCAGTTACCACCACCTGATCAAGTTCCACCAAGTACTACACTTAATAAGGTACTGCTACGAGCACAATCGTTGCAGAAGTCTCGTGGCGATAGCCATTTGGCAGTTGATCTGTTGATTTTAGGCCTTTTGGAAGATTCACAAATTGTTCATCTTTTGAACGACTCTGGTCTTAGTGCAGCAAGAGTGAAATCAGAAGTTGAGAAACTTAGAGGAAAAGATGGAATGGATGTGGAAAGTGCGACCACATTCCAAGCTCTAAACACCTATGGTCGTGATCTCGTGGAACAAGCAGGAAAACTTGATCCTGTGATTGGTAGGGATGAAGAAATTCGAAGAGTGATTCGGATTCTATCGAGGAGGACAAAGAACAATCCGGTGCTTATTGGTGAGCCTGGTGTTGGTAAAACAGCTGTAGTTGAAGGGCTAGCACAAAGGATTGTTCGAGGCGATGTTCCAAGTAATTTGGCTGATGTTAGGGTGATCGCATTGGATATGGGAGCACTCATTGCTGGAACAAAGTACAGAGGTGAATTTGAAGAGAGGTTGAAGGATGTTCTCAAGGAAGTGGAAGATGCACAAGGGAAAGTAACTCTCTTCATTGATGAGATACACTTGGTTTTAGGTGCTGGTAGGATTGAAGGGTCAATGGATGCTGCTAATTTGTTCAAGCCAATGCTTGCTAGGGGCCAATTAAGGTGCATTGGTGCAACAACTCTGGAAGAGTATAGCAAGTATGTGGAGAAGGATGCTGCATTTGAAAGGCGTTTCCAGCAGGTATATGTCGCTGAGCCTAGCATTCCCGATACTATAAGTATCCTTAGAGGGTTGAAGGAGAAGTATGAAGGCCATCATGGTGTCAAAATTCAGGATAGGGCTCTTGTTATTGCAGCTCAGCTTTCATCTCGATACATTACAGGTCGACATTTGCCTGATAAGGCTATTGACTTAGTTGATGAGGCTAGTGCAAATGTGAGGGTTCAGCTTGATAGTCAGCCAGAAGAAATAGATAATCTTGAAAGGAAGAGGATTCAGCTACAAGTTGAACACCATGCtcttgaaaaggaaaaagacaaGGCTAGCAAAGCTCGACTTGTTGAAGTGAGGAAAGAGCTTGATGATTCGAGGGACAAACTCCAGCCTTTGATGATGAGGTATAACAAGGAGAAGGAACGGATTGATGAGCTTCGAAGGCTTAAGCAAAAGCGCGATGCGCTGACCTATGCTTTACAGGACGCTGAAAGGAGATATGATCTTGCCAGAGCAGCAGATCTTAGATATGGTGCCATCCAAGATGTGGAAGCTGCAATAGCCAATCTTGAGAGTAGCACAGATGAGAGTAGAATGTTAACAGAGACTGTTGGACCCGATCAGATTGCGGAAGTAGTTAGTCGCTGGACTGGAATTCCTGTCTCTAGGCTTGGGCAGAATGAGAAGGAGAAATTGATTGGTCTTGCTGATAGATTGCACCAAAGAGTTGTGGGGCAAGATGAAGCTGTTAAAGCTGTTACTGAGGCTGTGTTGAGGTCTAGAGCTGGATTAGGAAGGCCACAACAACCAACTGGTTCATTCCTTTTCTTGGGGCCAACTGGTGTTGGAAAGACAGAACTTGCTAAAGCTCTTGCTGAGCAGCTCTTTGATGATGACAAATTGATGGTCAGAATCGACATGTCCGAATACATGGAGCAACATTCTGTTGCCAGGTTGATTGGTGCTCCACCAGGTTATGTTGGACATGAGGAAGGAGGACAACTTACCAAAGCTGTAAGGAGGCGACCTTACAGTGTTGTGCTTTTCGACGAAGTTGAAAAAGCTCATCCAACTGTGTTTAATGCCTTGCTTCAAGTGTTGGATGATGGTAGATTAACTGATGGTCAAGGTCGTACTGTTGATTTCACCAACACTGTGATCATTATGACCTCAAATTTGGGAGCGGAGTATCTCTTGTCAGGTACCCGCGAAATGGTCATGCAGGATGTGAGGAAGCAATTTAAGCCTGAGTTACTGAACAGGCTCGATGAGATTCTAGTGTTTGATCCTTTATCACACGATCAGTTGAGGCAAGTCTGCCGTCACCAACTGAAAGATGTGGCAGGCCGTTTAGCTGAGAGGGGTATTGCATTGGGCGTTACTGAGGCCGCATTAGATGTCGTACTTGCACAAAGCTATGATCCGGTGTATGGTGCAAGGCCTATTAGGAGGTGGTTGGAGAAGAAAGTTGTAACAGAGTTATCAAAGATGCTTGTCAAGGAGGAAATTAATGAGAATTCCACAGTGTATATAGATGCCAGACGTGGCGACAAAGATCTAACTTATAGGGTGCATGGAGAATAATGGAGGGCTTGTGAATGCTGCTGCTCAAGCACTGAAGGATTGAACAAATAGAGATGATGAAAGAGGGACAGGTTGAATAACACCATGAAACTTGAATATATATGACTTTGTTACTTTTGTTTAAAATCTCCGACTAAGAAGTGAATGTATCTTCACAAATTCTATTGATTTTGCTCATGTAACTTGAAAATGTCTaaatagaaaattgtatttcctcttgaaaaaaaatattttagggatattatttattttttattataccGTTTCAATAATAGGTTCACGACATAGAAAAAAACTCTGATTTCTCGTCGCGTTATTGGTATAATGCATCTGTAACGCTCTTGTgtgtattaaaatgtttaaTGCAGAGAGTAAAAACAAAAGCGCCTGTAGCTCAGTGGATAGAGCGTCTGTTTCCTAAGCAGAAAGTCGTAGGTTCGACCCCTACCTGGCGCGttgtttgattatttattttttttatagcacgtttttttataattaaaaaaaatggaatatGTGCTgcgtttttttttaaaaaaaattatttatatgctTAATATATGATgcatttttttagaatttttggaaTATGTTTATGGAAACaaacttctatgctctccgatGCAAAAAAATTGCGCTTCTATTATATCAGCTCTAGCTTAACTAATGATTCTTAGgttcatttatttaaaaacaacctctctactaCGATATCTCTCTTTACTCCAATAATGCAAATGAAGTCTCTACTTCTATTCTCTCTGTTCTAATAGACAACTGCCTCTTATATATGATTCACAATGTTCATTTATCGGATACAACTTCTCTACCTTCACGACATTCATttggaaaaacaaaattaaatcaaCACATCACTCATGGTTAATCATTTTGGTGACTTAGGGTCATCATGAAGCATTGCAACTCTGACTTTCAACTGATCTCTCTCTGCCATTACTGCTTCAAGGATTTTGTTCAATTCTTGGACATGATTGTTCTTCTTGACAATGCTTGCCTTTAGTCTCTGCTTCTATTTTCTCTGCTCTAGCTTGAATAAGAGCCTCCTCTATTGATTCGCAATGTTCATTTGTATATAATCCTCTGCTGAATCTCCAAGTTTTCTTCCAATAACGCCTTTGATGATACCGATTCTTTCTTCACATTACTAAATTCCCCATACCTCAAATttttgttgggaattaaacacacaacacacacaaataatctagagaaaagagaaacggaacacaaacgggacacacaagaatttaacgtggttcggtttccctactccacgactgtaacaggaggattttatttcacttgtgctactctagaattacaaatacaaggatcatatttataggaaagccaaatggttaacctagggtttcagtaatgggtcgggccggctcacaagcctccacaaagcccaacaatctcccacttggaggcttgaagaatttcaactgtcatccacttagaacacttgtatgtctagtaatctttttcaactctctcctgctacagcggccttctcatcagtcaactgaaaggcccgttgaagctccccgaagcttcaacacatcagtcacggctgaaactgcccttgactcgtcctcggtccctaccggctcccacttgagacacgaactgccggatcctagaactccctgagaacaaacactctccatactcagcaagaaattttctggagacgtatcaacagctggaatactggttctcttgacccactgtcttctaggagccttggctgaagcacggccggtgctcccactgccacaaacgcctctgactggtcttcctgaacctttccttgctcgttcatcctgaatctgacctgtggctctgggtttctttcttgcaaagacaaccttcttctgcccacgagattctgtgaaccggactttgtttttcttctgaactgggacggtcactccctcagacggtaatccgacaatatacaacgatcctctttttgttccacgagccatgacaagattgcccctcacgaccttccactgcccatttccgaacttcacatgatgtccctgttcatccaactgcctaacagaaatcaaacttttcgtcaagcttggaacaactctgacatccttcaaggtccagaaaccgactggcgtcttcagcaccatgtcacccatgcccgtaacatcaagagctctatcgtctgcaagccttacctttccaaagtctccaataaccagattctgcaatgcttcactgctgtgggtagcgtgaaaagaagcaccagaatccatgacccaggaatccacattgctctccgcgcaacagataaacaaatcctcgttgacgctgtcttctgcaatgttgacttgtttgtctttctggcattgattcctgaaatgccccacctccttgcagttccaacatgttacacctgagccatcccgagcctttgactgactccttcttcggttcctgctcccactacctctgttatttcctctgcctctgacgacgtttagcatatcacctgatgattctccagaactccttcttctgacatcctcgccaagaacgagatcacgaatcttctcaaaggtgaatccattaggtcccactgaactggcaactgctgtaaccgttccggaccaactgtcaggcaatgatgataacagtagtaaagcttgaacttcatcatcgaacttaatgccaactgacaaaagtctggctaagatcgaattcaatgagttgatgtgctcggtaactgaactgccttccttcatctttgtgttcaccaactctctaatcagaaaaattttgtttgctgcagatggcttctcgtacatgttagacaaggcttccaagatgcctttcgctgtcttctccttaagaatgttgaacgcaacattcttggtcaacgagagtcggataactgacatagctttccgatccaaaactgcccactctgcatcagacaattttccttgcttgtcacccaacactacgtccaaatctttctgaaccagcaaatcttcaatctgcatcttccaccaactgaaatctgtaccatcgaacttctcaattcggaacttcccatcttctgccatctcaaaggacttcggcaattcccttaacggcgtctacagacagcgggcggcgatttggacgatgctcacgatctggacgctcgcggctggatctgaggctcctcgacgcggcggccaacggaacggcgcgacggacagcacacggacgacggctgttcgcaccctgcgcggttctcctagccggctgctgcttgaggttacccacacggtaacggcggctactcctccctgcacacagttcttcacacaagaaccctaggtgacaatttctcacagtttgtgttacaatgttgttgaaacctcgctctgataccaattgttgggaattaaacacacaacacacacaaataatctagagaaaagagaaacggaacacaaacgggacacacaagaatttaacgtggttcggtttccctactccacgactgtaacaggaggattttatttcacttgtgctactctagaattacaaatacaaggatcatatttataggaaagccaaatggttaacctagggtttcagtaatgggtcgggccggctcacaagcctccacaaagcccaacaatttTCACCCCCTCAACTCTGAAACACCTTCCAGCTCTTTGTAAAGGTTCTCTATCATATCGCGTAGTTCAGCCTCCAACTCATCATCAGTCCCTTCATAATCATTGTCACTCTGTGTATCTGAGTCTTGTACGAACTCCCATGGGACCGAATTACACTTAAACATGACAGTTGGATGTTTACTAATTTTTCCTTTGATGTGATGATTAATCCCTTTATCAGAAACACCTCGTTTTAGTTGCTTAGAGCCTTTGTACTCATGATGATTTGGCTGCTTAGAGCTTTTGACTGAAGTAACATTGGATTGTGATGGAATAAGATCTGAATTAGGAATGTAGTTCAGAAGCTCTGTTGCCCCGTGATTATGGCGCTCAGCCAATGAACAGTGTATGTTGTAGCATT
Proteins encoded in this window:
- the LOC107022516 gene encoding uncharacterized protein LOC107022516, coding for MNRNVSRMLKMIEDSNAESFDKKYSESRKELINLVVKCYNIHCSLAERHNHGATELLNYIPNSDLIPSQSNVTSVKSSKQPNHHEYKGSKQLKRGVSDKGINHHIKGKISKHPTVMFKCNSVPWEFVQDSDTQSDNDYEGTDDELEAELRDMIENLYKELEGVSELRG